The following are from one region of the Thiocapsa rosea genome:
- a CDS encoding UPF0182 family protein yields the protein MKTWKRLTLAMLIPVVVSAILIAVYITDDFIANLWWFQALDYGFYFWLRLLYQSVMFLVVTLFLFLVFFLNFWVGSRYLGAAVPAEADGEPRASAPTPSSAGGSYGTSRPTTAGPARTTRYQRIYDRFQRRSLLFYLPLTLGLAVLVALPVYGHWETAILYIFSRDSGITDPAFGHDISYYLFALPFYLLLWRGLLFASMVLLLGLALLYWLERWIVNGSGRPLRRGAKLHLNLAAGGVVLIGAWYFMLDRHLLLYADPHLPVFSGPGYVEMNYILPLIWTAMILALTLGALFIWLVNTRKGLPALAIVAVLFAGTLALRYSPVVPGLLQEYVVKPDELSLQSPFIDHNIRATLAAYDLNEVETRQYPIQDIPWDTTSPEFQETIVNIPIWDEFRLHRVFQELQEIRSYYTLNSIDVDRYTVDGVYQQVAVSPREIDLDNLPEGSRNWVNEWMKYTHGYGAVMAPTAQRAAGAIRWLMQGIPPQSAFGLTIEQPGIYFGASNYSPVIAPNNSREIDYAGDDEIVLSDYNGTGGVKISNWFRRIVFSLYFGEINIFLTNQINQDSRILFRRNIVERVSTLTPFLLLDPDPYAVVTPERIYWIQDTYTLSRWYPYSYTATADFAGVPHTFNTIRNSAKVVIDAYDGSVSYYVSEPDDPIIRAYARAYPGVFKPFSEMPDQLQQHVRYPKRLFDIQLGIYGRYQQRDPRTFFKQEDLWVYPEVQWENEVRVIKPYYVTLNLLDPERLEFSLLAPMNPKGKNNMRALVVAGNDGENYGRIVAYSFPRGTLVYGPAQGDAFVKQDPRITQEFALWNRQGAQAERGSLVVMPVNGVIASVQGVFLKAQTGASFPELVRFIAIVGERVAMAATIEAAFSAVNKTAGARDAAPAPGGGAVSFPDSVEIEISPDVAPEANAESTDDE from the coding sequence ATGAAAACCTGGAAGCGCCTGACCCTTGCGATGCTCATTCCGGTCGTCGTCTCGGCGATCCTGATTGCGGTGTACATCACGGATGACTTCATCGCCAACCTTTGGTGGTTCCAGGCACTGGACTATGGGTTCTACTTCTGGTTGCGGCTGCTCTACCAGTCAGTGATGTTTCTGGTCGTCACCCTGTTCTTGTTTCTTGTCTTCTTTCTCAACTTTTGGGTCGGGTCAAGATACCTCGGCGCCGCGGTCCCCGCGGAAGCAGACGGAGAACCGCGCGCATCGGCTCCAACCCCCAGTTCGGCCGGCGGCTCATACGGGACATCCCGGCCGACGACTGCCGGTCCGGCGCGGACGACGCGATACCAGCGCATTTACGATCGCTTCCAGCGCCGTTCATTGCTGTTCTATCTGCCACTGACGCTGGGACTTGCGGTGCTCGTTGCACTTCCCGTCTACGGGCACTGGGAGACGGCAATACTGTACATTTTCTCCCGGGACAGCGGCATCACCGACCCTGCGTTCGGTCACGACATCAGCTACTACCTGTTCGCCCTGCCTTTCTATCTGCTGCTTTGGCGTGGCCTGCTGTTTGCCTCGATGGTCCTGTTGTTGGGCCTTGCACTGCTGTACTGGCTCGAACGATGGATCGTCAACGGGTCCGGACGGCCACTGCGGCGGGGCGCAAAGCTGCATCTGAACCTCGCGGCAGGCGGCGTGGTGCTGATCGGTGCCTGGTATTTCATGCTCGACCGTCATCTGCTGCTCTACGCCGACCCACACCTCCCGGTCTTCTCTGGTCCGGGTTATGTCGAGATGAACTACATCCTGCCGCTGATCTGGACCGCGATGATCCTGGCCTTGACCTTGGGCGCTCTGTTCATCTGGCTCGTCAACACCCGCAAAGGACTGCCGGCCCTCGCCATTGTCGCGGTCTTGTTTGCCGGAACACTGGCCCTGCGCTACTCGCCGGTGGTGCCGGGTCTGCTGCAAGAGTACGTTGTCAAGCCTGACGAGCTCTCGCTTCAATCGCCCTTTATCGACCACAACATCCGGGCGACGCTGGCCGCCTATGATCTGAACGAGGTCGAAACCCGCCAATACCCGATCCAGGATATTCCCTGGGATACGACATCGCCCGAATTCCAGGAAACGATTGTCAACATCCCGATTTGGGATGAGTTCCGCCTGCACAGGGTCTTCCAGGAACTCCAAGAGATTCGCAGTTACTACACCTTAAACAGCATTGATGTCGACCGCTACACCGTCGATGGCGTCTATCAGCAGGTTGCGGTATCGCCGCGCGAGATCGATCTCGACAATCTGCCGGAGGGCTCCCGCAACTGGGTCAACGAATGGATGAAGTACACACACGGCTATGGCGCCGTGATGGCACCGACGGCGCAACGGGCGGCGGGCGCCATCCGCTGGCTCATGCAGGGGATCCCGCCGCAGTCGGCATTCGGTCTAACCATCGAGCAGCCCGGTATCTATTTTGGCGCCAGCAACTATTCGCCGGTGATCGCGCCGAATAACAGCCGGGAGATCGACTATGCCGGCGACGATGAGATCGTCCTGTCGGATTACAACGGCACCGGTGGTGTGAAGATCTCGAACTGGTTTCGCCGGATCGTCTTTTCGCTTTATTTCGGCGAGATCAACATCTTCCTTACCAATCAGATTAACCAGGACAGCCGCATCCTGTTTCGCCGCAATATCGTCGAACGCGTCTCGACATTGACACCATTCCTGTTATTGGACCCCGATCCCTACGCCGTGGTCACGCCGGAACGGATCTATTGGATTCAGGATACCTATACCCTGTCCCGATGGTATCCCTACTCCTACACGGCCACTGCCGATTTCGCAGGCGTCCCACACACCTTCAACACGATCCGCAACTCTGCAAAAGTGGTGATCGATGCCTATGATGGCAGCGTCAGCTACTATGTGTCCGAACCCGATGACCCGATCATCAGGGCCTATGCGCGAGCGTATCCCGGCGTGTTCAAACCGTTCTCAGAGATGCCGGACCAGTTGCAGCAACACGTGCGTTATCCGAAGCGCCTGTTCGACATCCAGTTGGGAATCTATGGACGCTATCAGCAGCGCGATCCCCGCACGTTTTTCAAACAGGAAGATCTGTGGGTCTATCCGGAGGTGCAATGGGAGAATGAGGTTCGTGTCATCAAGCCCTATTACGTGACGCTGAACCTGTTGGATCCTGAGCGGTTAGAGTTCAGCCTGCTCGCGCCGATGAACCCGAAGGGCAAGAACAACATGCGCGCCCTCGTGGTCGCCGGCAACGACGGCGAGAATTATGGTCGGATCGTCGCCTACAGCTTCCCACGGGGAACCTTGGTCTACGGCCCGGCCCAGGGAGACGCTTTCGTGAAACAGGACCCCCGGATCACACAAGAGTTCGCGCTCTGGAATCGACAGGGCGCTCAGGCGGAACGAGGCAGTTTGGTCGTGATGCCGGTCAATGGTGTCATCGCCTCTGTACAGGGCGTGTTTCTAAAGGCCCAAACCGGCGCCAGCTTTCCGGAGTTGGTCCGTTTCATTGCGATCGTCGGCGAGCGGGTGGCGATGGCGGCAACAATTGAAGCAGCATTCAGCGCCGTCAACAAGACCGCTGGGGCCAGGGACGCTGCACCGGCACCGGGTGGGGGTGCGGTTTCGTTCCCGGACAGCGTAGAGATCGAGATCAGTCCCGACGTCGCGCCGGAAGCGAACGCCGAAAGCACTGACGACGAGTGA